The proteins below come from a single Papaver somniferum cultivar HN1 chromosome 11, ASM357369v1, whole genome shotgun sequence genomic window:
- the LOC113320158 gene encoding uncharacterized protein LOC113320158 codes for MAKKMNGIEVIDIWSDEEDDGSSPVIAYNSVKSAVKGGNMKKKRLVIDDDDCSILENNPFDSVDKLSTDEAAKESQEDLTVIAEVGQVACRDYPHSRHLCVIFPFNTTAHASYCQQCYCYVCDSVAPCKFWAAPVGHCHATALEQKWRILREHRKHGFFKDRRPS; via the exons ATGGCGAAGAAAATGAACGGAATTGAGGTTATAGATATCTGGTCTGACGAAGAAGACGATGGAAGTTCTCCTGTAATAGCATATAACTCGGTCAAATCTGCTGTGAAAGGCggaaatatgaagaagaaaagactagtaattgatgatgatgattgttcGATTCTGGAAAATAATCCTTTTGATTCTGTTGATAAACTCTCTACCGATGAAGCTGCTAAGGAATCTCAGGAAGATCTCACTGTTATAGCTGAAGTTGGTCAG GTTGCTTGCAGAGATTATCCGCATTCGAGACATCTTTGTGTGATATTCCCATTCAACACGACAGCACACGCTAGCTACTGCCAACAG TGCTACTGTTACGTTTGTGATTCAGTTGCTCCTTGTAAATTTTGGGCAGCCCCAGTGGGACACTGTCATGCAACAGCACTTGAACAAAAGTGGAGGATTCTGAGAGAACATCGGAAGCATGGTTTCTTCAAGGACCGCCGACCTAGTTGA